From the Helicoverpa armigera isolate CAAS_96S chromosome 16, ASM3070526v1, whole genome shotgun sequence genome, one window contains:
- the LOC110376488 gene encoding uncharacterized protein LOC110376488 produces MDTENGREAKIAAPLDKNEYHLKTFQISLNLFAQLLIGIVVGVLLVFALKDGLPSNKTFIHIILCVLGYQLLMAHAILSLSPHNSWSAHLKPVDKRRAHWILQCLGSGMAIAGSFIKISDKTVHWNTLHGQFALVALVFSVVSMVNGLASLYAYELRKFIPALLSKLTHICFGIVGFAAAGISLCYGMEKGFFRSWVGDACAYTLMGFVGAFTAIIIIAPLITFYSKIKRN; encoded by the exons ATGGACACCGAAAACGGCAGAGAGGCAAAAATTGCAGCACCTTTGGATAAAAATGAATACCATTTGAAGACATTCCAGATTTCTTTGAATTTGTTTGCCCAATTATTAATAGGAATAGTAGTTGGTGTTTTACTCGTCTTCGCATTAAAAGATGGATTGCCGTCCAACAAAACATTCatacacattattttatgtgtacttggg TACCAACTTCTGATGGCGCATGCAATCCTGAGCCTGTCTCCGCACAACAGCTGGTCTGCTCATCTGAAGCCGGTAGACAAAAGACGCGCGCACTGGATCCTGCAATGTTTGGGATCCGGCATGGCTATCGCAGGCAGCTTCATTAAGATTTCCGACAAAACAGTGCATTGGAATACTCTCCACGGACAATTTG CGTTGGTAGCCCTGGTGTTCTCAGTAGTCAGCATGGTCAACGGGCTCGCATCCCTCTACGCCTACGAACTCCGCAAGTTCATTCCTGCCTTATTATCCAAACTCACCCACATTTGCTTCGGAATCGTCGGCTTCGCTGCCGCTGGCATCAGTCTTTGTTACGGCATGGAGAAGGGCTTCTTCAGGTCCTGGGTTGGTGATGCCTGTGCATACACCCTGATGGGTTTCGTCGGAGCCTTTACAGCTATCATCATCATAGCTCCACTGATCACCTTCTACTCGAAAATCAAGAGGAACTAA
- the LOC110376498 gene encoding uncharacterized protein LOC110376498 — translation MHYANKVCDLECGKKPVKCTHEFVGPVKIVLVESTAVDYQRKIWGSAAFTLATMLMGATVFAVFLFTLSFKLPLFVNLHVVLCTMGFHLFTTTGILMFSSLFGGSMHLTPDDRKVQHIILEVFGFLIGWAGILLMIEYQELTVHALTGLIGAILAVLSSVIGPTVYLTGPKKFGLFKKNAHRVFVIPTFILLTVCFVLGLMKASFIKWTPIKHLHYILIAFTVLYSVVTMVSIILRAMYGT, via the exons ATGCATTATGCTAATAAGGTGTGTGATCTTGAATGTGgaaaaaaaccggtcaagtgtaCGCACGAATTCGTGGGCCCAGTAAAGATAGTGTTAGTTGAATCAACTGCAGTTGACTATCAACGCAAAATCTGGGGTTCAGCTGCATTTACATTGGCCACGATGTTAATGGGAGCTACCGTTTTCGcagtatttttgtttactttgtccTTTAAATTACCATTGTTCGTTAATTTGCACGTGGTGCTATGTACTATGGGA TTTCACTTATTTACGACGACTGGGATTCTGATGTTCAGTTCTTTATTTGGTGGATCAATGCACCTGACACCAGATGACAGAAAGGTGCAGCATATAATTTTAGAAGTATTTGGTTTTCTCATTGGCTGGGCTGGAATCCTCCTCATGATTGAATATCAGGAACTAACTGTGCACGCACTTacag GCTTGATTGGAGCAATCCTAGCAGTACTCAGCAGTGTAATTGGTCCCACAGTATATCTCACAGGTCCAAAAAAGTTTGGCCTGTTCAAGAAGAATGCGCACAGAGTCTTCGTAATACCAACTTTCATATTGTTAACCGTATGCTTTGTTCTGGGGCTAATGAAAGCAAGTTTCATAAAATGGACACCAATCAAACATTTACATTATATCTTAATTGCCTTTACCGTATTATATTCTGTAGTTACTATGGTTTCCATTATATTGAGGGCTATGTATGGCACTTAA
- the LOC135116543 gene encoding probable transmembrane reductase CYB561D1 encodes MDSENGIATKSEPKPFDKNEYRLKTFQISLNLLSHILIGITVGVAITFACRGGLPLNATSIHIVLCVIGYQLLMAQAILSLSPHNSWSAHLKMVDKRRAHWILQILGSVLAIVGSFIKIVDKPIHWNSYHGQFALVALVFTVVSMVNGLTSLYAYELRKFIPAKLSKLTHICFGVVGFATAGISLCYGMDKASFKTWAGLANTYTLIGFVGAFTAIIIIAPLLTFFSKFKRN; translated from the exons ATGGATTCTGAAAACGGAATTGCAACTAAATCCGAACCAAAACCTTTTGACAAAAATGAGTACCGTTTGAAAACGTTCCAGATTTCTTTAAATCTTCTGTCTCATATATTAATTGGTATAACAGTGGGTGTAGCCATAACTTTCGCATGCAGAGGAGGATTACCATTAAATGCAACATCAATCCACATAGTGTTATGTGTAATTGGG taccAACTCTTAATGGCACAAGCAATCCTGAGCCTGTCTCCGCACAACAGCTGGTCTGCTCATCTGAAGATGGTAGACAAAAGACGAGCGCACTGGATCCTGCAGATTTTGGGCTCCGTGCTGGCTATCGTTggcagtttcatcaaaattgtgGACAAACCTATTCATTGGAATAGTTACCATGGACAATTTG CTCTGGTAGCCCTCGTATTCACAGTAGTGAGCATGGTCAACGGGCTCACATCGCTCTACGCCTACGAACTCCGCAAGTTCATTCCTGCAAAGCTATCCAAACTCACCCACATTTGCTTTGGAGTCGTCGGCTTTGCCACGGCTGGCATCAGTCTCTGCTACGGAATGGACAAGGCTTCTTTCAAGACCTGGGCTGGTCTCGCTAATACCTATACTTTGATAGGATTCGTGGGAGCCTTCACAGCCATCATAATTATTGCACCATTGTTAACTTTCTTCTCAAAATTTAAACGCAACTAG